The Streptomyces sp. V4I8 genome includes the window AAACCCCGGCTCAGGAACGGCCCCGACGGCGCACCAGGTCGGGCAGCGGCCACCGGCGGTTGATCAGGAACGCGCCCGCCGCGAGCAGCACCACCAGCCCGCCGGCGATCCCGAGTGCGGTCCCGATGCCGCTCGAACCGTTCGCGGCCGAGGCACCCACCGCCGGCTTCGCGGACTTGTCGGCGTCCCCGGTGCCACCGGCCTCCCCGGCGTCGTTCGCACCCGGCTGGGCGCCGGCCTGCGTCGCGCTCCTCGGTGCCACCAGCTCGCCCACCGGCTGCACCTTGCCGGCCGCCTGGAAGCCCCAGTCGAAGAGCCGCGCGGTCTCCTTGTAGACCTCGTTGTGCTCGCTCTTCTCCGGGTTCATGACCGTGACGAGCAGCACCTTGCCGCCCCGCTCGGCGACGCCCGTGAAGGTGGCGCCGGCGTTGGTGGTGTTGCCGTTCTTGACACCCGCGATGCCCTGGTAGACCGGGACGTCGCTGTCGCCCGCCAGCAGCCGGTTGGTGTTCTGGATCTCGAAGGACTCGCGGACCGACTTGCCCTTCTTGTTCTTCGTCGTCTGGCCCGGGAACTTGGCCGTGACGGTCGAGCAGTACTCGCGGAAGTCCTTCTTCTGGAGCCCGGAACGGGCGATCAGTGTCAGGTCGTACGCCGACGACACCTGGCGGGGAGCGTCGTAGCCGTCGGGCGACACCGCGTTCGTGTCGAGCGCCTGGAGCTCCTCGGCGTGCGCGTTCATCTCCTTGACGGTGTTGTCGATCCCGCCGTTCATCTTCGACAGCACGTGCACGGCGTCGTTGCCGGAGCGC containing:
- a CDS encoding D-alanyl-D-alanine carboxypeptidase family protein — its product is MPAPKKTARRALLVTSAVVSSLALTAPVSYAAPKPSPSTTPSATPPANMSTVGGERLGRPGTQVNLASGVPVLPKDLTARSWVVADAESGDVLAAHNAHWRLPPASTMKMLFADTVLPKFPKTTKHEVVPSDLADIGAGSSLVGIKEGETYTVHDLWLGVFLRSGNDAVHVLSKMNGGIDNTVKEMNAHAEELQALDTNAVSPDGYDAPRQVSSAYDLTLIARSGLQKKDFREYCSTVTAKFPGQTTKNKKGKSVRESFEIQNTNRLLAGDSDVPVYQGIAGVKNGNTTNAGATFTGVAERGGKVLLVTVMNPEKSEHNEVYKETARLFDWGFQAAGKVQPVGELVAPRSATQAGAQPGANDAGEAGGTGDADKSAKPAVGASAANGSSGIGTALGIAGGLVVLLAAGAFLINRRWPLPDLVRRRGRS